A region of Schistosoma mansoni strain Puerto Rico chromosome 1, complete genome DNA encodes the following proteins:
- a CDS encoding putative homeobox protein, whose protein sequence is MEVSKEKEVFFNSDIKLSMDCDISINNMNNFTVHNESVLDLSLTPNSNESFPQYGKTNSHLSYGLTNCTTMYSDLSDIKDYYSVERTLETISSNHQTISTDSNDSGVLNSGNYIPNIPTPEQLLTSNEETSYNLHGQINFVNLFRQTWYYYQQYLIQPNYSSHTTYLPTDDYQCYVHNNQPMFTSSQSPNSLISQYNATHYHSNDSEYQTEPSIHSIPDTTENNIPVSNYSKPVINTNKNDKITSNGSESPGDKPRQYRKARAYFHPKQMSCLESFFQKNPYLSTRDREYLSRKLNLSEDRIRTWFQNRRMREKRKPGINYDFDNSSMNSFEKIDYS, encoded by the exons ATGGAAGTTAGTAAAGAAAAAGAGGTTTTCTTCAATTCTGATATAAAATTATCTATGGATTGTGATATTTCaatcaataatatgaataattttacAGTACATAATGAATCTGTACTGGATTTATCATTGACACCAAATTCCAATGAAAGTTTTCCTCAGTATGGTAAAACAAATTCACATCTATCATATGGATTAACAAATTGTACTACGATGTATTCAGATCTGTCAGACATAAAAGATTATTATTCGGTTGAAAGAACTTTAGAAACTATATCATCAAATCATCAGACTATTAGTACTGATAGTAATGATAGTGGAGTATTGAATTCTGggaattatattccaaatattCCGACTCCTGAACAATTATTAACGTCAAATGAAGAAACTTCTTACAATTTACATG GTCAGataaattttgtaaatttatttcgTCAAACATGGTATTACTACCAACAATATTTGATACAACCAAATTACTCATCTCATACAACATATCTACCTACAGATGATTATCAGTGTTATGTACATAATAATCAACCAATGTTTACTAGTTCTCAATCACCAAATTCATTAATATCACAATACAATGCTACACATTATCACAGTAATGATTCTGAATATCAAACAGAACCATCAATACACTCAATTCCTGACACCACAGAAAATAATATACCTGTATCAAATTATTCCAAACCtgttataaatacaaataaaaatgataaaattactTCGAATGGTTCTGAATCCCCAGGAGATAAACCTCGTCAATATCGTAAAGCAAGAGCATATTTTCATCCAAAGCAAATGAGTTGTTTAGAatcattttttcaaaaaaatccttatttatcAACAAGAGATCGCGAATATTTATCTAGAAAACTGAATCTTTCAGAAGATAGG ATTAGAACATGGTTTCAAAATAGACGAATGAGAGAAAAACGCAAACCTGGAATAAATTATGATTTTGATAATTCATCAATGAATTCTTTTGAAAAAATCGATTATTCATGA